The following are encoded together in the Streptomyces sp. NBC_00358 genome:
- a CDS encoding helix-turn-helix domain-containing protein — protein MSVTLAPHIERVLYRPEEAAATLGIGRSLIYEEIRLGRLRTVRIGRRRLVPPEYVAQYVELLKREAEAVARSA, from the coding sequence ATGAGCGTCACGCTCGCCCCTCACATTGAGCGGGTCCTGTACCGGCCGGAAGAAGCAGCGGCCACGCTGGGCATCGGTCGGTCGCTGATCTACGAGGAGATCCGCCTCGGACGACTCCGGACGGTCCGCATCGGCCGTCGCCGACTTGTCCCGCCTGAGTACGTCGCGCAGTACGTCGAACTCCTCAAGCGCGAGGCGGAAGCCGTAGCCCGATCCGCCTGA
- a CDS encoding ArsA family ATPase gives MSRLQVVSGKGGTGKTTVAAALALALATEGKRALLVEVEGRQGIAQLFETEALPYEERKIAVAPGGGEVYALAIDPELALLDYLQMFYKLGGAGRALKKLGAIDFATTIAPGLRDVLLTGKACEAVRRKEKSGRFTYDYVVMDAPPTGRITRFLNVNDEVAGLAKIGPIHNQAQAVMRVLKSPETAVHLVTLLEEMPVQETADGIAELRAAKLPVGRIVVNMVRPALLDETDLALAETASRTAIAKSLSSAGLGGARRGGLAERLVGPLLQQAGEYAERYALETEQRGVLAEQDLPLHELPLLSEGLDLAGLYELAAQLRKQGMS, from the coding sequence GGCCCTCGCGCTCGCCCTCGCGACCGAGGGCAAGCGCGCCCTCCTCGTCGAGGTCGAGGGCAGACAGGGCATCGCGCAGCTCTTCGAAACAGAAGCGCTGCCCTACGAGGAGCGGAAGATCGCCGTCGCTCCGGGGGGCGGGGAGGTGTACGCCCTCGCCATCGACCCCGAACTGGCGTTGCTGGACTACCTCCAGATGTTCTACAAACTGGGCGGCGCGGGCCGCGCCCTGAAAAAGCTCGGCGCGATCGACTTCGCGACCACCATCGCGCCCGGACTGCGCGACGTGCTCCTCACCGGCAAGGCCTGTGAGGCGGTGCGGCGCAAGGAGAAGAGCGGCCGCTTCACGTACGACTACGTGGTGATGGACGCACCCCCCACAGGCCGCATCACCCGCTTCCTGAACGTCAACGACGAGGTCGCGGGTCTCGCGAAGATCGGCCCGATACACAATCAGGCCCAGGCGGTCATGCGGGTCCTCAAGTCCCCGGAGACGGCGGTCCACTTGGTGACGCTGCTGGAGGAGATGCCCGTACAGGAGACCGCGGACGGGATCGCGGAGCTGCGCGCCGCGAAGCTTCCGGTGGGCCGGATCGTCGTGAACATGGTGCGCCCGGCGCTCCTCGACGAGACCGACCTGGCACTCGCGGAGACCGCTTCCCGTACGGCGATCGCCAAGTCGCTCTCCTCGGCGGGCCTCGGCGGCGCGCGGCGCGGCGGACTGGCCGAGCGGCTGGTGGGGCCACTCCTCCAGCAGGCCGGGGAGTACGCCGAGCGGTACGCCCTGGAGACCGAGCAGCGCGGTGTCCTGGCCGAGCAGGACCTTCCGCTGCACGAACTCCCGCTGCTCTCCGAGGGCCTGGATCTGGCGGGCCTGTACGAACTGGCCGCACAGCTGCGTAAGCAAGGGATGTCATGA
- a CDS encoding Pr6Pr family membrane protein has product MISPIPRDIPDLPAIPGIIPSTHSFVPATAVVAPAHRPATAAYRVLVALAAAAGVAIDMKLGNPVRVLSYFTIQTNLLVAVVFVASARRAWSARRPLPGVLTGGTLIYISITGLVYHLILTNESTPFSMTGGVDTLSGWHAVANQLLHTVTPIAVVLDWLLLTRPTPLAFRNAATWLLYPLAYLAFCLARGAVLSPGNPARYLYPFVDVDRHGYTGVLGNATVLGVAFYALALLIVTIDHVRPDPVRRRVRRPENRISSQASGGLK; this is encoded by the coding sequence ATGATCTCCCCCATACCCAGGGACATACCCGATCTCCCTGCGATACCGGGCATCATCCCGTCGACCCACTCCTTCGTCCCCGCGACGGCGGTGGTGGCTCCCGCACACCGCCCGGCCACGGCTGCCTACCGCGTCCTGGTGGCCCTCGCGGCGGCCGCGGGCGTGGCCATCGACATGAAGCTGGGCAACCCGGTCCGGGTGTTGAGCTACTTCACGATCCAGACCAATCTGCTCGTCGCGGTGGTCTTCGTGGCGTCGGCCCGCCGGGCCTGGTCGGCCCGCCGACCCCTGCCCGGGGTGCTGACGGGCGGCACGCTGATCTACATCTCGATCACGGGTCTCGTCTACCACCTGATCCTGACGAACGAGTCGACCCCGTTCTCCATGACCGGGGGCGTCGACACGCTCTCCGGCTGGCACGCGGTCGCCAACCAGCTCCTCCACACGGTCACCCCGATCGCCGTGGTCCTCGACTGGCTGCTGCTGACCCGACCGACCCCGCTGGCGTTCCGCAACGCGGCGACCTGGCTTCTCTACCCCCTCGCCTACCTGGCCTTCTGCCTCGCCCGAGGCGCGGTGCTGTCGCCCGGGAACCCGGCGCGCTACCTCTACCCCTTCGTCGACGTGGACCGTCACGGCTACACGGGCGTCCTCGGCAACGCCACCGTCCTCGGCGTCGCCTTCTACGCCCTGGCCCTCCTCATCGTCACCATCGACCACGTGCGCCCCGACCCGGTCCGACGCCGCGTCCGACGCCCCGAAAACCGGATTTCGTCTCAGGCCAGCGGTGGGCTAAAGTAA
- the wblA gene encoding transcriptional regulator WblA, whose protein sequence is MGWVTDWSAQAACRTTDPDELFVQGAAQNRAKAVCTGCPVRTECLADALDNRVEFGVWGGMTERERRALLRRRPTVTSWRRLLETARTEYERGAGLLPLDEEEVYERYAAVG, encoded by the coding sequence ATGGGCTGGGTAACCGACTGGAGTGCGCAGGCGGCCTGCCGCACTACCGATCCGGATGAACTGTTCGTTCAAGGAGCAGCGCAGAACAGGGCAAAGGCAGTGTGCACCGGATGTCCGGTTCGCACGGAGTGCCTCGCCGACGCGCTCGACAACCGCGTCGAATTCGGCGTGTGGGGTGGCATGACCGAGCGCGAGCGCCGTGCGCTGCTGCGCCGGCGGCCGACCGTCACCTCGTGGCGTCGCCTGCTCGAAACCGCGCGTACGGAGTACGAGCGTGGCGCGGGCCTGCTGCCTCTCGACGAGGAAGAGGTGTACGAGCGCTACGCGGCCGTGGGCTGA
- a CDS encoding site-specific integrase: MTETPKRARRAGHGEDTIYWDAAKNRYVGAVSLGYAPNGKRRRPKVYGKTKTEVRQKIRDLKKEVQSGVKAPANYTVTDSVNDWLERGLKGRDEKGTIGKNRSMANKHLIPLIGKAKLKDLSADDVDDWLDDRAEFLATRSLRDLLAILRRSIEHAQRRDKAARNVALLVTAPEGRPGRPSKALNLKQAEAVLAAARPSRLYAYLVLSLLGGVRTEEARPLTWDHVFLEAGDGVPPHVAVWRSVRKHGETKTRKSRRTIALPQQVVDVLEEHKRWQMQERASKGMEWSPAGRVFTTRSGEPLDAANVRRDFKAVVRKAGLAPEWTPRELRHSFVSLLSDHGIPLERIAQLVGHTSQATTEAVYRKQLRPVITEGAEAMDEIFAQRRGASLREA, encoded by the coding sequence ATGACAGAGACCCCGAAGCGTGCCCGCAGAGCTGGCCACGGTGAGGACACGATCTATTGGGACGCCGCGAAGAACCGCTACGTCGGCGCGGTATCCCTGGGGTACGCCCCGAACGGCAAGCGCCGTCGTCCGAAGGTCTACGGCAAGACCAAGACCGAGGTGCGCCAAAAGATTCGTGACTTGAAGAAGGAAGTGCAATCCGGCGTCAAAGCGCCGGCCAACTACACCGTGACTGATTCAGTGAACGACTGGCTTGAGCGCGGACTCAAGGGACGCGACGAGAAGGGCACGATCGGCAAGAACCGCTCGATGGCGAACAAGCACCTCATCCCGCTCATCGGCAAGGCAAAGCTGAAGGACCTCAGCGCGGACGACGTCGACGACTGGCTGGACGACAGGGCTGAGTTCCTCGCGACGCGCAGCCTTCGCGACTTACTCGCCATCCTCCGCCGCTCCATCGAGCACGCGCAGCGCAGGGACAAGGCCGCGCGGAACGTCGCCCTGCTCGTCACCGCACCGGAGGGGCGGCCCGGACGTCCGAGCAAGGCACTGAACTTGAAGCAGGCGGAAGCTGTGCTTGCTGCCGCTCGCCCGTCACGGCTGTACGCCTATCTTGTGCTCTCGCTACTCGGCGGTGTGCGCACGGAAGAGGCGCGGCCCCTCACCTGGGATCACGTCTTCTTGGAGGCAGGGGATGGTGTGCCGCCTCATGTCGCTGTATGGCGGTCGGTGCGTAAGCACGGCGAGACAAAGACCAGGAAGAGTCGCCGGACCATCGCCCTGCCGCAGCAGGTGGTCGACGTGCTCGAAGAGCACAAGCGGTGGCAGATGCAGGAGCGGGCGTCGAAGGGGATGGAGTGGAGTCCGGCTGGCCGCGTATTCACCACCCGGAGCGGTGAGCCGCTGGATGCGGCGAACGTGCGGCGTGACTTCAAAGCCGTAGTGAGGAAGGCAGGACTCGCGCCTGAGTGGACTCCGCGGGAGCTGAGGCACAGCTTCGTCTCGCTGCTCTCGGACCACGGCATCCCGTTGGAGCGGATCGCGCAGCTTGTCGGGCACACCAGTCAGGCGACGACCGAGGCCGTCTATCGCAAACAGCTCCGGCCGGTCATCACCGAGGGCGCGGAAGCGATGGACGAGATCTTTGCCCAGCGGCGCGGGGCGTCCCTTCGCGAGGCTTGA
- a CDS encoding transglycosylase domain-containing protein, which translates to MPKKRSGGGLSPTQQAAKFLGVSVLAGAVMAGIALPAAGALGLAAKGSVQGFDDIPNNLKSPSLSQRTTILDSKGGQIATVYSRDRTVIDLKNISPYMQKAIVAIEDSRFYEHGAIDLKGILRAVNQNAQNGGVAQGASTLTQQLVKNYFVEEAGDDPTKVAQATQQTIGRKIRELKYAIQLEEKLGKKKILENYLNITFFGEQAYGVEAASQRYFSKPAKDLNLQESALLAGIVQSPSRYDPVNDEEEATKRRNTVLQRMAEVHDISQEQADAAKATKLGLHVSQPKNGCITALKGASFFCKYVENVFLSDPVFGKTKEDRAKIWNQGGLTIRTTLDPQSQASIQASIKDHVYKSDKVAAAATLVEPGTGKILGMGQSKPYGYGKNETEYNYSVNYDMGGSNYGFPTGSTFKPFVAAAALEQGRPATQEYSSPNSMPYPSPVQTCGSKPWTNQANEQVPNESASEKGPYQLKEAMAKSVNTYFVQMISDIGLCPVMNQIDKLGVVQGNGDKLPQVPSIALGAKGISPLTMATAYAAFASRGMYCTPIAIESISQQVGGHEKSLDVPKSTCSRAMSEQTADTVNSLLSGVIDSGTGQQAGLTDRANAGKTGTTDERKNAWFVGYTPNLSGAVWVGSATQRVHMVNIEIGGVYQAKVYGGQVPGPIWRDLMTGALAGKDAPSFNLINIPDPDKNKGKGQDDGNKGRHGGNGNGNTTDGNTINGQTDGGVVVPTPSFSFPQGWIQGNTNSGNDNGGQRN; encoded by the coding sequence ATGCCAAAGAAGCGCTCGGGCGGTGGTCTGTCCCCTACGCAGCAGGCCGCCAAGTTCCTCGGTGTCAGCGTGCTCGCGGGCGCCGTCATGGCCGGAATCGCGCTGCCCGCCGCGGGCGCGCTCGGTCTGGCGGCCAAGGGCTCGGTCCAGGGGTTCGACGATATTCCGAACAATCTGAAGAGTCCGTCGCTGAGTCAGCGGACCACGATCCTGGACAGCAAGGGCGGTCAGATCGCAACGGTCTACTCGCGCGACCGCACGGTCATCGACCTCAAGAACATCTCGCCCTACATGCAGAAGGCGATCGTCGCGATCGAGGACTCGCGCTTCTACGAGCACGGCGCGATCGACCTGAAGGGCATCCTGCGCGCGGTCAACCAGAACGCGCAGAACGGCGGCGTGGCCCAGGGTGCCTCCACCCTGACCCAGCAACTGGTGAAGAACTACTTCGTGGAGGAGGCCGGCGACGACCCGACGAAGGTCGCCCAGGCCACCCAGCAGACCATCGGCCGCAAGATCCGCGAGCTCAAGTACGCGATCCAGCTGGAAGAGAAGCTGGGCAAGAAGAAGATCCTCGAGAACTACCTGAACATCACGTTCTTCGGGGAGCAGGCGTACGGCGTGGAGGCCGCCTCCCAGCGGTACTTCTCCAAGCCCGCCAAGGACCTGAACCTCCAGGAGTCGGCGCTCCTCGCGGGCATCGTCCAGTCGCCGAGCCGGTACGACCCGGTCAACGACGAGGAGGAGGCCACCAAGCGCCGCAACACCGTGCTGCAGCGCATGGCCGAGGTGCACGACATCTCCCAGGAGCAGGCCGACGCCGCCAAGGCGACGAAGCTCGGGCTGCACGTCAGCCAGCCGAAGAACGGCTGCATCACGGCGCTCAAGGGCGCCAGCTTCTTCTGCAAGTACGTGGAGAACGTCTTCCTGAGCGACCCGGTCTTCGGCAAGACCAAGGAGGACCGGGCGAAGATCTGGAACCAGGGCGGCCTGACGATCCGGACGACGCTCGACCCGCAGTCCCAGGCGTCGATCCAGGCTTCGATAAAGGATCACGTCTACAAGTCCGACAAGGTCGCGGCGGCGGCCACCCTGGTCGAGCCCGGCACCGGGAAGATCCTGGGGATGGGCCAGTCCAAGCCGTACGGCTACGGAAAGAACGAGACCGAGTACAACTACTCGGTGAACTACGACATGGGCGGCTCGAACTACGGCTTCCCGACCGGTTCGACGTTCAAGCCGTTCGTGGCCGCGGCCGCGCTGGAGCAGGGCCGGCCGGCGACGCAGGAGTACTCCTCGCCGAACTCGATGCCGTACCCCAGCCCCGTACAGACCTGCGGCAGCAAGCCCTGGACGAACCAGGCCAACGAGCAGGTCCCGAACGAGAGCGCCTCCGAGAAGGGCCCGTACCAGCTGAAGGAGGCGATGGCCAAGTCGGTCAACACCTACTTCGTGCAGATGATCTCCGACATCGGCCTCTGCCCGGTGATGAACCAGATCGACAAGCTCGGTGTGGTCCAGGGCAACGGCGACAAGCTCCCCCAGGTGCCCTCCATCGCCCTGGGCGCCAAGGGCATCTCGCCGCTCACCATGGCCACGGCCTACGCCGCCTTCGCCTCCCGCGGCATGTACTGCACCCCGATCGCCATCGAGTCGATCAGCCAGCAGGTCGGCGGGCACGAGAAGTCCCTGGACGTGCCCAAGTCGACCTGTTCGCGGGCCATGTCCGAGCAGACCGCGGACACCGTCAACAGCCTGCTGAGCGGCGTGATCGACTCCGGTACGGGCCAGCAGGCCGGTCTCACCGACCGCGCCAACGCCGGTAAGACGGGTACCACGGACGAGCGCAAGAACGCCTGGTTCGTCGGCTACACGCCGAACCTGTCCGGGGCCGTCTGGGTCGGCAGCGCCACGCAGCGGGTCCACATGGTGAACATCGAGATCGGCGGCGTCTACCAGGCGAAGGTGTACGGCGGCCAGGTCCCCGGACCGATCTGGCGGGACCTGATGACCGGCGCTCTCGCGGGCAAGGACGCCCCGTCGTTCAACCTGATCAACATTCCCGACCCCGACAAGAACAAGGGCAAGGGCCAGGACGACGGGAACAAGGGCCGCCACGGCGGGAACGGGAACGGCAACACCACCGACGGAAACACCATCAACGGCCAGACCGACGGTGGAGTGGTCGTCCCGACGCCCTCGTTCTCCTTCCCCCAGGGATGGATCCAGGGCAACACGAACAGCGGCAACGACAACGGCGGCCAACGCAACTGA
- a CDS encoding ArsA family ATPase: MSLDTARVLDLDPLLDDPKTRIVVCCGSGGVGKTTTAAALGLRAAERGRKVVVLTIDPARRLAQSMGIDSLDNTPRRVKGVEGSGELHAMMLDMKRTFDEIVEAHADGDRAAAILNNPFYQSLSAGFAGTQEYMAMEKLGQLRSRDEWDLIVVDTPPSRSALDFLDAPKRLGSFLDGRLIRLLTAPAKLGGRAGMKFLSVGMSMMTGTLGKLLGGQLLKDVQTFVAAMDTTFGGFRTRADATYKLLQAPGTAFLVVAAPERDALREAAYFVQRLAAEDMPFAGLVLNRVHGSGAARLSAERALAAAEDLDSVDAENPESAAAENLADARIVDQGDGKAGLRNSPDTYGSSESPASETSAPDEGSPAATDRTAATDSTSATDPERSIDQLTAGLLRLHAERMQLLSREQRTRDRFAARHPEVAVAEVAALPGDVHDLAGLRDIGNRLAAHRPELPES, encoded by the coding sequence ATGAGTCTGGACACCGCCCGCGTCCTCGATCTCGACCCGCTGCTCGACGACCCGAAGACCCGCATCGTGGTGTGCTGCGGCTCGGGCGGCGTCGGCAAGACCACCACGGCGGCGGCCCTCGGGCTGCGTGCCGCGGAGCGAGGCCGCAAGGTCGTCGTGCTCACCATCGACCCCGCGCGCAGGCTGGCGCAGTCCATGGGCATCGACTCCCTCGACAACACCCCCCGCCGGGTGAAGGGCGTCGAGGGAAGCGGCGAGCTGCACGCCATGATGCTCGACATGAAGCGCACGTTCGACGAGATCGTCGAGGCGCACGCGGACGGCGACCGGGCCGCCGCCATCCTCAACAACCCCTTCTACCAGTCGCTTTCGGCGGGCTTCGCGGGCACGCAGGAGTACATGGCGATGGAGAAGCTGGGCCAGCTCCGGTCACGCGACGAGTGGGACCTGATCGTGGTCGACACCCCGCCGTCCCGCTCGGCACTGGACTTCCTGGACGCCCCGAAGCGGCTCGGGTCCTTCCTCGACGGGCGGCTCATCCGGCTGCTGACGGCACCGGCGAAGCTGGGCGGCCGGGCCGGCATGAAGTTCCTGAGCGTCGGGATGTCGATGATGACCGGCACCCTGGGCAAACTGCTCGGGGGCCAGCTCCTGAAGGACGTCCAGACGTTCGTCGCGGCCATGGACACCACCTTCGGCGGCTTCCGTACGCGGGCCGACGCCACGTACAAGCTGCTCCAGGCACCCGGCACGGCGTTCCTCGTGGTGGCGGCGCCCGAGCGGGACGCGCTGCGCGAGGCCGCGTACTTCGTGCAGCGGCTGGCCGCTGAGGACATGCCCTTCGCCGGGCTGGTGCTCAACCGGGTGCACGGCAGCGGGGCCGCCCGGCTGTCCGCCGAGCGGGCGCTCGCCGCCGCGGAGGATCTTGATTCCGTCGACGCGGAGAATCCCGAATCCGCCGCTGCGGAAAATCTTGCCGACGCCCGCATTGTGGATCAGGGGGACGGGAAAGCTGGACTTCGTAACTCTCCCGACACGTACGGCAGTTCAGAATCACCGGCTTCCGAGACATCAGCTCCTGACGAAGGCTCCCCCGCCGCCACGGACAGGACGGCCGCCACGGACAGCACCAGCGCCACGGACCCCGAGCGATCCATCGACCAGCTCACCGCAGGCCTGTTGAGACTCCACGCCGAACGCATGCAGCTGCTCTCCCGCGAGCAGCGCACGCGTGACCGCTTCGCCGCGCGCCACCCGGAGGTGGCGGTGGCCGAAGTGGCCGCGCTGCCCGGTGACGTACACGATCTCGCCGGGCTGCGGGACATCGGGAACCGGCTCGCGGCCCACCGGCCGGAGCTGCCCGAAAGCTGA
- a CDS encoding GatB/YqeY domain-containing protein — MTTLKSKLQEDLNAAIKGRDELRSSTIRLTLSAITNEEVAGKTKRELSDDEVQKVIAREAKKRREAAEAFAAGGRPESAERERAEGVVLAAYLPKQLSDEELQQIVAQAVEEAKAAGAEGPRAMGQVMKIVNPKVAGQAEGGRVAAVVKQLLAG; from the coding sequence ATGACCACGCTCAAGTCGAAGTTGCAGGAAGACCTCAACGCCGCGATCAAGGGGCGCGACGAGCTCCGCTCCTCGACGATCCGGCTGACCCTCTCCGCGATCACCAACGAGGAGGTCGCGGGCAAGACCAAGCGCGAACTCTCCGACGACGAGGTGCAGAAGGTGATCGCCCGCGAGGCGAAGAAGCGTCGTGAGGCCGCCGAGGCCTTCGCGGCGGGCGGGCGTCCCGAGTCGGCCGAGCGGGAGCGGGCGGAGGGCGTGGTACTCGCCGCGTATCTGCCCAAGCAGCTGTCGGACGAAGAGCTTCAGCAGATCGTCGCGCAGGCCGTCGAGGAGGCGAAGGCGGCGGGTGCCGAGGGGCCGCGTGCCATGGGTCAGGTCATGAAGATCGTGAACCCGAAGGTGGCCGGCCAGGCCGAGGGCGGCCGCGTCGCCGCCGTCGTGAAGCAGTTGCTCGCGGGCTGA
- a CDS encoding metallophosphoesterase — MRARYGVPLGITAVGAAGLLYSAGFEARSFRLRRVTVPVLPPGMRPLRVLHVSDIHMVSGQRKKQRWLRSLAGLRPDFVINTGDNLSDTEGVPEVLDALGPLMEFPGAYVFGSNDYYGPTPRNPARYLFEKAHGRHGLNGNKPVVGAIHNPWKDLRDGFDTAGWLNLTNTRGTLKIEGAEIELTGLDDPHIKRDRYARVAGGPSESADFSMGVVHAPYLRTLDAFTADGYPLILAGHTHGGQICLPFYGAFVTNCDLDTDRVKGLSRHTAEGRTSYMYVSAGCGTNRYTPVRFACPPEATLLTLTERK, encoded by the coding sequence ATGCGCGCGCGATACGGAGTACCCCTGGGAATCACGGCGGTGGGGGCCGCCGGTCTGCTGTACTCGGCTGGGTTCGAGGCCCGTTCCTTCCGCCTGCGGCGGGTGACGGTCCCGGTCCTGCCGCCGGGGATGCGACCGCTGCGCGTCCTGCACGTCTCGGACATCCACATGGTGAGCGGACAGCGCAAGAAGCAGCGCTGGCTGCGCTCCCTGGCCGGCCTGCGCCCCGACTTCGTGATCAACACCGGGGACAACCTCTCGGACACGGAGGGCGTGCCCGAGGTCCTGGACGCGCTCGGTCCCCTGATGGAGTTCCCGGGCGCCTACGTCTTCGGCTCGAACGACTACTACGGCCCCACACCCCGCAACCCCGCGCGCTATTTGTTCGAGAAGGCACACGGCCGTCACGGACTGAACGGCAACAAGCCGGTCGTGGGCGCCATCCACAACCCGTGGAAGGACCTGCGCGACGGCTTCGACACCGCGGGCTGGCTGAACCTGACGAACACCCGGGGAACCCTGAAGATCGAGGGCGCGGAGATCGAACTGACCGGCCTCGACGACCCGCACATCAAGCGCGACCGCTACGCGCGCGTGGCCGGCGGCCCGTCCGAGTCCGCCGACTTCTCGATGGGTGTGGTGCACGCCCCGTATCTGCGGACCCTGGACGCCTTCACGGCCGACGGCTACCCCCTGATCCTGGCGGGGCACACCCACGGCGGCCAGATCTGCCTCCCCTTCTACGGCGCCTTCGTCACCAACTGCGACCTGGACACGGACCGCGTCAAGGGTCTCTCCAGGCACACGGCGGAGGGCCGGACGTCGTACATGTACGTCTCAGCGGGCTGCGGCACGAACCGCTACACCCCGGTCCGTTTCGCCTGCCCGCCCGAGGCGACGCTGCTGACGCTGACGGAACGGAAGTAG
- a CDS encoding ATP-binding protein, translated as MSDDEKTPGREVIADYAHEYFRYFRTADGTVYAQKNGHPVARPIRSQGTTGSHRQELMVGLFKDGVGVFNGTALKEALDLIEALALTEDVQPVNIRVAPGFDGATWLDLGRNDGQSVRIHPTGWDILTPDPREVCWRRTQLTGELPLPTKDTDGKGIDLLMRLCNFANAETECLAIAWLIGCLGPSVPVPAPFLTGPQGAGKSTGGRMLVRIIEGMSGDLRRAPKDEENLIAAVAAGWVTALDNLSHMTPDLSDAMCCIVTGAESVKRALFTDGDVFRVGYRRPLLLTGIDVGVIRPDLAERLLPLRLERPRVRRTEAELWTDYAEVLPVVLGSLLDLTVKVRAVEAETPTDLRMADFAHLCAQLDAATGLGALAAYRASLDDLNDDVIEGDLLAQTVLRHAETIEPGAAQRMTSTEWLHCLSCLYSGEELRALPKGWPTTGKVLSDRLKRLQPTLAARGVLIDTGRTSEGRYLEMTRTTTAPPHEQARAF; from the coding sequence ATGTCCGACGACGAGAAGACCCCCGGCCGAGAGGTCATCGCCGACTACGCGCACGAGTACTTCCGGTACTTCCGCACCGCCGACGGGACCGTGTACGCGCAGAAGAACGGCCACCCCGTGGCCCGTCCGATCCGATCGCAGGGTACGACGGGCAGCCACCGGCAGGAACTCATGGTCGGCCTGTTCAAGGACGGGGTCGGCGTGTTCAACGGGACCGCGCTCAAGGAGGCGTTGGACTTGATCGAAGCACTCGCGCTGACCGAGGACGTGCAGCCCGTGAACATCCGCGTCGCCCCGGGGTTCGACGGGGCGACGTGGCTGGACCTGGGCCGCAACGACGGGCAGTCCGTCCGCATCCACCCCACCGGCTGGGACATCCTCACCCCCGACCCGCGCGAAGTCTGCTGGCGGCGGACCCAGCTCACCGGCGAACTGCCCCTGCCGACCAAGGACACCGACGGCAAGGGCATCGACCTGCTGATGCGGCTGTGCAACTTCGCCAACGCGGAGACCGAATGCCTGGCCATCGCCTGGCTCATCGGCTGCCTCGGCCCGTCCGTGCCGGTCCCCGCGCCGTTCCTCACCGGACCGCAGGGCGCGGGCAAGTCCACCGGCGGACGGATGCTCGTGCGGATCATCGAGGGCATGAGCGGGGACCTGCGCCGGGCCCCGAAGGACGAGGAGAACCTGATCGCGGCGGTCGCGGCTGGCTGGGTCACCGCGCTGGACAACCTCTCCCACATGACGCCGGACCTGTCCGACGCCATGTGCTGCATCGTCACCGGGGCCGAGAGCGTCAAGCGCGCCCTGTTCACCGACGGGGACGTGTTCCGCGTCGGCTACCGCCGGCCACTCCTCCTCACCGGAATCGACGTCGGCGTCATCCGGCCCGACCTCGCCGAACGGCTCCTGCCCCTGCGGTTGGAACGGCCCCGGGTGCGGCGCACCGAGGCCGAACTGTGGACGGACTACGCGGAGGTGCTGCCCGTCGTGCTCGGCTCGCTCCTTGATCTCACGGTCAAGGTCCGTGCAGTGGAGGCGGAGACCCCCACCGATCTGCGGATGGCGGACTTCGCGCACCTGTGCGCGCAGCTCGACGCGGCGACCGGCCTCGGGGCGCTGGCCGCCTATCGGGCCAGTCTGGACGACCTGAACGACGACGTGATCGAGGGTGACCTCCTCGCACAGACCGTCCTCAGGCACGCCGAGACCATCGAGCCGGGCGCGGCGCAGCGGATGACCTCAACTGAGTGGCTGCACTGCCTCAGTTGCCTCTACAGCGGCGAGGAACTGCGTGCTCTGCCCAAGGGGTGGCCAACCACAGGAAAGGTGCTCTCCGACCGGCTGAAGCGCCTCCAACCGACGCTCGCCGCTCGCGGTGTCCTCATCGACACGGGCCGCACCAGCGAGGGCCGCTACCTCGAAATGACCCGCACGACCACAGCGCCCCCACACGAGCAAGCACGGGCGTTCTGA